A genome region from Thermodesulfobacteriota bacterium includes the following:
- the trmFO gene encoding methylenetetrahydrofolate--tRNA-(uracil(54)-C(5))-methyltransferase (FADH(2)-oxidizing) TrmFO has translation MSERNYITVVGGGLAGCEAAHHASKLGVRVKLIEMRPEKISPAHNSNDLGELVCSNSLKSDSLDNASGVLKEEMRKLGSLVIEAADNNRVPAGKALAVDRTKFAEYLTKKIEENPLIDLVREEFKEIPENLEAPLIIASGPLTSEPLSESIKDLSNSDHLYFYDSISPIVDADSIDYDVVYRASRYENGVEEEGDYLNCPLNKEQYYSLIDELLEAEKIETRDFEKGIYFESCLPVEVIAERGKDTLRFGPARPVGLKDPRTGHTPYAVVQLRCENKQASMYNLVGFQTKLRYPEQRRIFRTIPGLESAEFMRYGSMHRNTYINSPELMRPTLEFMHSNNLFFAGQILGVEGYVESAAMGIIAGINAAKSLKGEKPIVPPRETALGSLINYITDQEVKSFQPMNINFGLFPQIEKRMPKAEKKKLIANRAIDSISEFNTN, from the coding sequence ATGTCAGAGCGAAATTATATAACTGTGGTCGGAGGCGGGCTTGCGGGATGCGAGGCTGCGCATCATGCTTCCAAGCTGGGAGTACGGGTCAAACTTATTGAGATGAGGCCTGAGAAAATATCCCCAGCCCACAATTCAAATGATTTAGGGGAGCTCGTTTGCAGCAACTCTCTTAAGTCTGACTCGTTGGATAACGCAAGCGGCGTTCTCAAAGAGGAGATGAGAAAGCTGGGCTCACTGGTAATTGAAGCGGCTGATAACAACCGAGTGCCGGCAGGAAAAGCCCTTGCGGTTGACCGCACAAAATTCGCCGAATACCTGACTAAAAAAATTGAGGAGAATCCTCTTATAGATCTTGTGAGAGAGGAGTTCAAAGAAATACCTGAGAATTTAGAGGCGCCTTTAATTATAGCAAGCGGCCCGCTTACTTCAGAGCCACTTTCAGAAAGCATAAAGGATCTCTCTAACTCCGATCATCTGTATTTCTATGACTCTATATCACCAATAGTTGATGCGGATAGCATAGATTATGATGTGGTTTATAGGGCATCACGATATGAAAATGGAGTTGAGGAAGAAGGTGATTACTTAAACTGCCCTCTAAATAAAGAACAGTACTACAGTTTGATAGACGAGCTTTTAGAAGCTGAAAAAATAGAGACACGTGATTTTGAAAAGGGTATATATTTCGAGAGCTGCCTTCCCGTTGAGGTAATCGCAGAAAGGGGAAAAGACACTCTTAGGTTTGGCCCGGCAAGACCCGTTGGGCTCAAAGATCCTAGAACAGGACACACGCCCTATGCTGTTGTTCAGCTAAGGTGTGAAAATAAACAAGCGTCCATGTATAACCTCGTTGGGTTTCAAACCAAGCTTAGATACCCTGAGCAGAGAAGAATATTTAGAACTATTCCTGGGCTTGAGAGCGCTGAGTTTATGAGATATGGAAGCATGCACAGAAACACATATATAAACTCTCCTGAGCTTATGCGCCCTACTCTAGAGTTTATGCATAGCAATAACTTATTTTTTGCAGGGCAAATCCTTGGCGTAGAAGGATATGTGGAATCTGCGGCAATGGGCATAATTGCCGGGATAAACGCTGCGAAGAGCCTCAAGGGTGAAAAGCCCATAGTACCGCCAAGAGAAACAGCACTCGGATCACTTATTAACTACATTACAGACCAAGAAGTTAAAAGCTTTCAGCCTATGAATATTAATTTTGGCTTGTTCCCGCAGATTGAAAAGAGAATGCCAAAAGCTGAGAAGAAAAAGCTAATTGCTAATAGAGCAATTGACTCCATCTCTGAATTTAATACTAATTAA
- a CDS encoding MerR family transcriptional regulator: protein MYGQQAEVQLPDKIYFRIGEVSDFTGIKPYVLRYWESEFDQINPIRRKSQRLYDRETIHTVIKIKNMLYEQNFTIAGAKKKLKEEANQKRVSTKVNVLLHEVLAELKSIKKELG, encoded by the coding sequence ATGTACGGGCAGCAGGCTGAGGTGCAGTTACCTGATAAAATCTACTTTCGGATAGGTGAGGTTAGCGACTTTACCGGTATAAAGCCATATGTGCTAAGATACTGGGAAAGTGAATTTGACCAGATCAATCCTATTAGAAGAAAGTCCCAGCGTCTTTATGACAGAGAGACCATCCATACTGTCATCAAGATTAAGAATATGCTCTATGAGCAGAATTTCACTATTGCCGGGGCCAAGAAAAAATTAAAAGAAGAAGCCAATCAAAAAAGGGTCAGCACTAAAGTAAATGTGCTCCTTCATGAAGTACTTGCCGAGCTAAAATCCATTAAAAAAGAATTAGGTTAA
- the surE gene encoding 5'/3'-nucleotidase SurE — translation MPKRILISNDDGINSEGIHKLFETLKKLGEVYIVAPDRDQSAVSHSLSLFRPLRLDKISEFVYTADGTPTDCINLAINGLLRDKKPDLVVSGINKGENLGDDITYSGTVSAAMEGTLLGIPSIAISLVGRRDFNFDHALDHAESIARYVLDKGLPRDTLLNVNIPNKPHREHKGIMITRQGKRLYDEPIVEKVDPRGKKYYWIGGDELGYIHIEESDIVAINEGYVSVTPITLDLTKHDFLETLKSHLTKDDSDD, via the coding sequence ATGCCTAAAAGAATATTAATATCTAATGACGACGGAATTAACTCCGAGGGAATTCATAAACTTTTTGAGACGCTAAAAAAGTTGGGTGAAGTATACATTGTTGCCCCCGACAGAGATCAAAGTGCGGTTAGCCACTCGCTAAGTTTATTCAGGCCACTAAGGTTGGACAAAATATCAGAGTTTGTATACACCGCAGACGGAACCCCAACTGACTGTATAAACCTTGCCATAAACGGCTTGCTTAGAGACAAGAAGCCTGATCTGGTTGTGTCTGGAATAAACAAAGGTGAGAACTTAGGGGACGACATTACATATTCAGGCACGGTTAGTGCCGCCATGGAGGGAACACTTTTAGGAATACCATCTATTGCAATATCACTTGTTGGAAGAAGGGATTTTAATTTCGACCATGCGCTGGATCACGCGGAATCCATTGCTAGGTATGTGCTGGATAAAGGACTACCAAGAGACACCCTTTTAAATGTCAATATTCCCAATAAGCCTCATCGTGAACACAAGGGGATAATGATTACACGTCAGGGAAAGCGTCTTTATGATGAGCCTATTGTAGAAAAAGTTGACCCGAGGGGCAAGAAATACTACTGGATTGGCGGCGATGAACTTGGATACATACATATTGAGGAATCTGATATTGTGGCAATAAATGAGGGGTATGTATCGGTAACTCCCATAACTCTAGATCTAACAAAGCATGACTTTTTAGAAACTCTAAAGTCTCATCTGACAAAGGACGATAGTGATGATTAG
- a CDS encoding YqaA family protein has product MIRRLYDWVLSWADTKYGTPAMAIVSFMESSFFPIPPDPLLMALCLGKPKKSFWYAFICSAASVLGGVLGYFIGWALWDLLSGFFLTYVFNEEAFNYVGDLYNQNAFLAVLGAAITPIPYKVFTVAAGVFHISLFYLIIASAIGRSARFFLEAGLIYFFGEKIKNFIDKYLNLLATLFFVLIVLGFIIVRFLLKH; this is encoded by the coding sequence ATGATTAGAAGGCTTTATGATTGGGTGCTAAGCTGGGCGGACACAAAATACGGAACCCCTGCTATGGCTATTGTTTCCTTTATGGAATCATCTTTTTTTCCAATCCCTCCTGATCCACTGCTTATGGCGTTGTGCTTAGGCAAACCAAAAAAATCATTTTGGTATGCGTTTATCTGCTCCGCAGCATCGGTGCTCGGAGGCGTGCTGGGTTATTTTATTGGATGGGCCCTTTGGGATCTGTTAAGCGGCTTTTTCTTAACATATGTTTTTAATGAAGAAGCTTTTAATTACGTGGGTGATCTATATAATCAAAATGCCTTTTTAGCAGTACTGGGAGCTGCCATAACACCTATACCTTATAAGGTATTCACTGTCGCAGCCGGTGTGTTCCATATAAGTTTATTTTATTTAATAATTGCATCCGCCATTGGTAGATCAGCTAGATTTTTTCTAGAGGCTGGTTTAATTTATTTCTTTGGTGAGAAAATAAAGAATTTCATCGATAAGTACTTGAATCTATTAGCTACCCTGTTCTTTGTACTAATAGTGCTAGGTTTTATCATAGTTAGGTTCTTATTAAAACATTAG
- a CDS encoding glycosyl transferase, with protein MGDFHQTETISTLHRLKTDNLEQLEEELNEFSESRPIALVLPCLYSELQRVALKNILEHLKDVTYLNEIVITIGRASEDEFKHAQEYFSVLPQDYKLIWDDGEKVQSLFNLLKENGLDVGDRGKGRAAWIAYGYVLAREKSEVIALHDCDVLTYNRELLARLCYPLANPNMDYEFCKGYYPRVTDRLYGRVTRLFISPIIRALKKIVGHMPFLVYLDSFRYPLAGEFSMKADLARINRIPADWGLEVGSLAEVYRNVSLKRICQVDLADNYEHKHQDVSAHDADSGLLKMCTDISTSLFTILSSEGVQFSEPLFNTLYVTYLRIAQDAIKMYNDDAAINGLFFDRHAEGLAVETFVQGVRIASQKFLEDPLASPTIPNWSRVTSAIPDFLDQLELAVEEDNA; from the coding sequence ATGGGCGATTTTCATCAGACAGAAACTATATCCACACTTCATAGGCTCAAAACAGACAATCTTGAGCAATTAGAAGAAGAGCTAAATGAATTTTCTGAAAGCAGGCCAATTGCACTTGTGCTACCTTGTCTATATTCGGAGCTTCAAAGAGTAGCGCTTAAAAACATCCTTGAGCATTTAAAGGATGTTACCTATTTAAACGAGATTGTAATTACAATTGGAAGAGCCAGTGAGGATGAATTCAAACACGCTCAGGAATATTTCTCCGTTCTGCCTCAAGACTATAAACTTATCTGGGATGACGGAGAGAAAGTACAGTCCCTTTTTAACCTTCTTAAAGAAAACGGCCTTGATGTGGGAGACCGTGGTAAAGGAAGAGCAGCTTGGATTGCATATGGCTATGTACTTGCCAGAGAGAAAAGTGAAGTAATCGCTCTTCATGATTGCGATGTTCTAACATACAATAGAGAACTTTTAGCAAGACTCTGTTATCCGCTTGCAAACCCTAATATGGATTATGAGTTTTGTAAGGGTTACTATCCGCGCGTCACTGACAGACTATACGGCCGAGTTACAAGGCTTTTTATATCACCTATAATTAGAGCGCTTAAAAAAATTGTAGGACATATGCCGTTTTTGGTTTATCTAGACAGTTTTAGATATCCGCTCGCAGGTGAGTTTTCAATGAAAGCAGATCTGGCAAGAATAAACCGCATACCAGCAGATTGGGGCCTTGAAGTAGGATCTTTGGCTGAGGTATATAGAAATGTATCTTTAAAAAGGATCTGTCAGGTTGATTTGGCTGATAACTATGAGCACAAGCATCAGGACGTATCCGCTCATGATGCGGACAGTGGCCTTTTAAAGATGTGTACGGACATATCAACTTCACTGTTTACTATTTTATCTTCTGAGGGCGTTCAGTTTTCAGAACCCCTGTTTAATACTTTATATGTTACCTATCTAAGAATTGCTCAGGATGCGATAAAGATGTATAACGATGACGCTGCAATTAACGGCCTATTTTTTGACAGACATGCCGAGGGGCTTGCGGTGGAAACATTTGTTCAGGGCGTAAGAATTGCAAGCCAGAAATTCTTAGAAGACCCGCTTGCTTCCCCTACTATTCCAAACTGGAGCAGGGTAACTTCAGCGATACCAGATTTTCTGGACCAACTCGAATTAGCTGTTGAAGAAGACAATGCCTAA
- the mpgP gene encoding mannosyl-3-phosphoglycerate phosphatase, which produces MPKVVIFTDLDATLLDHNTYSFKAAAQALELIKSKQIPLILCSSKVRAEIEYYQDLLNIKCPFISENGGGIFIPKDYFSLEFRFDRELGNYKVVELGTQREKLIQTLESISKQTGVKIRGFSQMSVSEIAQLSGLDENIAKLAVQRDYSEPCIIDNDEENNETIAEEINLNGYRHTRGGRFHHILGGNDKGKAVEMLTNIYRAEFVDVKTVALGDSLNDLPMLKVVDIPILVQKPAGSYDPGIKLTNLTYADGIGPSGWNSSILKLFMNFE; this is translated from the coding sequence ATGCCTAAAGTTGTAATATTCACCGATCTTGATGCGACGCTCTTAGATCATAATACATATTCATTCAAAGCCGCTGCACAGGCGCTGGAACTTATAAAATCAAAGCAAATCCCTCTTATACTTTGTAGCAGTAAAGTTAGAGCTGAAATTGAATATTACCAAGACTTACTCAATATCAAATGCCCTTTTATTTCCGAAAATGGCGGCGGAATTTTTATCCCAAAGGACTATTTCTCCCTGGAGTTTAGATTCGATAGAGAATTAGGTAATTACAAGGTGGTCGAGCTTGGAACACAAAGAGAAAAATTAATCCAAACTTTAGAATCCATAAGCAAACAGACAGGCGTTAAAATTCGTGGATTCTCTCAAATGAGTGTAAGTGAAATTGCCCAGCTTTCAGGTTTAGATGAAAATATAGCAAAACTTGCTGTTCAGCGGGACTACAGCGAGCCGTGTATAATAGATAATGATGAGGAAAATAACGAAACTATAGCTGAAGAAATTAATCTAAATGGATATAGACACACACGCGGGGGCAGGTTTCATCATATATTGGGCGGAAATGACAAGGGGAAAGCGGTCGAGATGCTAACAAATATATACAGAGCGGAATTTGTAGATGTTAAAACTGTTGCTCTTGGTGACAGCTTAAATGATTTACCGATGCTTAAGGTAGTCGACATACCAATTCTTGTTCAAAAACCTGCAGGCAGCTATGACCCTGGAATTAAGCTTACAAATTTAACTTATGCTGATGGCATAGGCCCTAGCGGGTGGAACTCTTCTATATTAAAGCTGTTTATGAACTTTGAGTAA
- a CDS encoding energy transducer TonB: protein MPYILGSLAIFLIFMLFVHLYLIDIFNLRDQLAQEEKKQPEFIEITELPVPKEKETKKPKETKRLAERNREVEEEKTRDRFTKQSANTPQSPPVEPKPQIKPKEEPKKVEKKAQKEPKKQMTRSDITRQKEPATLPKKQIEKERKKATGKTPDLTKDQLFSSNPRPQTLPQNQRTPQDFLGAPNVDKKEETVDLSTTEFKYLSYFLKMKRQIESVWTYPKESQYRGEYGTLFLVFTIRSNGDLEGVQLIHSSGFARLDNEAVRAITAAAPFAPFPKSWGGLEKLNIRATFEYSGRRIF, encoded by the coding sequence ATGCCCTATATTTTGGGCTCGCTCGCGATCTTTCTCATCTTTATGCTCTTTGTTCACCTCTATTTAATTGATATTTTTAACCTAAGGGATCAGCTTGCCCAAGAGGAAAAGAAACAGCCTGAGTTTATTGAAATTACAGAGCTTCCTGTTCCAAAAGAGAAAGAGACCAAGAAGCCTAAGGAAACAAAGCGTTTAGCCGAAAGAAACCGCGAGGTTGAGGAAGAAAAAACAAGAGACCGTTTCACAAAACAGTCCGCAAATACTCCTCAATCCCCTCCAGTTGAACCTAAGCCCCAGATAAAACCAAAAGAAGAACCAAAGAAGGTAGAGAAAAAAGCTCAAAAAGAACCTAAAAAACAGATGACGCGCTCAGATATCACCAGGCAAAAAGAACCTGCCACTCTTCCGAAGAAACAAATAGAGAAAGAGAGGAAAAAAGCCACCGGGAAAACACCGGATCTTACCAAAGATCAGCTATTCAGCTCAAACCCCCGGCCGCAAACACTTCCTCAAAACCAGAGAACTCCACAGGATTTTCTCGGTGCCCCAAATGTGGATAAAAAAGAAGAAACAGTTGATCTAAGCACTACCGAGTTTAAATACCTCTCATATTTTCTCAAAATGAAAAGGCAAATTGAGTCGGTCTGGACCTACCCGAAAGAGTCTCAGTACAGAGGGGAATATGGAACTCTGTTTTTAGTCTTTACTATTAGAAGTAATGGCGATCTTGAGGGAGTTCAGTTGATTCATTCCTCAGGGTTTGCGCGGCTGGACAATGAAGCCGTAAGGGCCATCACTGCTGCAGCCCCATTTGCTCCTTTCCCAAAGAGCTGGGGTGGTCTTGAAAAATTGAATATAAGAGCAACATTTGAGTACAGCGGTAGGAGAATATTTTAA
- the purM gene encoding phosphoribosylformylglycinamidine cyclo-ligase produces MAKTTYKSAGVDIDAGNLFVDLIKPLAKSTSNKNVLGKLGGFSGAYALPKGYKNPILLAAADGVGTKLKIAFMSGKFDTVGIDLVAMNVNDVVTCGAEPLFFLDYIATSKLTVEEGVDIVKGIVKGCKQAGCALLGGETAEMPGFYKKDEFDLAGFVVGIVDKDKVIDGSSVQPGDVIIGLGSSGLHSNGYSLARKVLLGRSKYKLSDKPKPLRRSLEKELLEPTKIYVKSVLDIHKKYDLKAAAHITGGGLLENLPRVLPNSCAVEIESSTWPMPSIFKLLMQESHIAKEEMYRTFNCGIGMVLVIDSKDCAKVIKRLKTLGEKAYLIGEVSKRKRGKSQVLIK; encoded by the coding sequence ATGGCAAAGACCACTTATAAAAGCGCAGGGGTCGATATTGATGCAGGAAACCTGTTTGTAGACCTGATAAAGCCTCTGGCTAAATCCACCTCAAATAAGAATGTGCTGGGCAAGCTAGGAGGGTTCTCAGGAGCCTATGCACTGCCTAAGGGTTATAAGAATCCAATATTACTTGCTGCGGCAGATGGAGTGGGCACAAAACTAAAAATTGCATTTATGTCCGGCAAATTTGATACAGTCGGAATTGATCTTGTGGCCATGAACGTTAATGATGTAGTGACCTGCGGGGCCGAGCCTCTATTCTTTCTAGATTACATTGCTACCTCGAAACTGACGGTTGAAGAAGGCGTTGATATTGTGAAAGGAATAGTAAAAGGCTGTAAACAAGCTGGCTGTGCTCTTCTAGGTGGAGAGACTGCAGAAATGCCAGGGTTTTATAAGAAAGATGAGTTTGATCTTGCCGGGTTTGTGGTAGGAATCGTAGACAAAGATAAAGTTATAGATGGCTCATCAGTACAACCCGGTGATGTAATTATAGGCCTTGGCTCAAGCGGACTTCATTCAAATGGGTACTCACTTGCCAGAAAAGTGCTTTTAGGCAGAAGTAAATACAAACTTTCGGACAAGCCCAAACCACTTAGGCGTTCGCTTGAAAAAGAGTTATTAGAGCCGACAAAGATCTATGTAAAAAGCGTATTAGATATCCATAAGAAATACGACCTAAAAGCCGCTGCACATATAACAGGCGGCGGGCTACTTGAGAACCTGCCCAGAGTACTTCCAAATAGCTGCGCAGTAGAGATCGAATCTTCAACTTGGCCAATGCCTTCTATCTTCAAACTTCTTATGCAAGAGTCTCATATAGCTAAAGAGGAAATGTATAGGACCTTTAACTGCGGAATAGGTATGGTACTTGTTATCGATTCAAAAGATTGTGCTAAGGTTATAAAAAGGCTTAAGACTCTTGGTGAGAAAGCTTATTTGATAGGCGAAGTCAGTAAAAGGAAAAGAGGTAAGAGCCAGGTTCTTATAAAATAA
- the glyQ gene encoding glycine--tRNA ligase subunit alpha — protein sequence MTFQELILGLQEFWAKKGCIIMQPYDLEKGAGTFHPATFLRCLGPEPWQVAYVEPSRRPTDGRYGDNPNRLQHYYQFQVILKPSPIDIQDLYLESLKHLGIDPLAHDIRFVEDDWESPTLGAWGLGWEVWLDGMEITQFTYFQQAGGIDLKPVSGEITYGTERIAMYLQGVESVYDLEWTNGVTYGEIHHRDEYEFSKYNFEESNPEMLRDLFDKFEKECENLAEKRLPLPAYDYCLKCSHTFNLLDARGAIGVSERASYIGRVRALAKMCAEAYLLEREEMGFPLLKKNPWQKS from the coding sequence ATGACATTTCAAGAACTTATTTTAGGACTTCAGGAATTTTGGGCTAAAAAGGGGTGCATTATTATGCAGCCTTATGATCTGGAAAAGGGAGCAGGAACTTTCCATCCTGCTACATTTCTAAGATGCCTTGGCCCCGAGCCCTGGCAAGTAGCGTACGTTGAGCCCTCCAGGAGGCCCACTGACGGAAGATATGGAGATAACCCAAATAGGCTTCAGCATTACTATCAGTTTCAAGTAATTCTCAAGCCCTCACCTATCGATATACAAGACTTGTATCTTGAAAGTCTTAAACATTTAGGAATTGACCCGCTGGCACATGATATTAGGTTTGTTGAGGATGACTGGGAGTCACCAACCCTTGGGGCTTGGGGACTAGGGTGGGAAGTATGGCTGGATGGGATGGAGATTACTCAGTTCACATATTTCCAGCAGGCTGGTGGTATTGATTTGAAACCTGTATCGGGAGAGATAACTTATGGTACAGAGAGAATCGCTATGTACCTTCAGGGCGTTGAAAGCGTCTATGATCTAGAGTGGACAAATGGAGTTACTTATGGGGAGATTCACCACAGAGATGAGTATGAGTTTTCAAAATACAACTTTGAAGAATCTAACCCTGAGATGTTAAGAGATCTTTTCGATAAATTTGAGAAGGAATGCGAAAATCTGGCAGAAAAAAGACTTCCGCTGCCGGCTTACGACTACTGTCTTAAATGCTCCCATACTTTTAACTTATTAGATGCAAGAGGGGCAATTGGAGTATCAGAGAGAGCTTCCTATATAGGCAGAGTAAGAGCGCTTGCAAAGATGTGCGCAGAGGCATATTTACTTGAGAGAGAGGAGATGGGATTTCCCCTTCTAAAGAAAAATCCATGGCAAAAGAGCTAA